GGGAAGCCGTGCACGGCGGGCTGGCCCGTGGTGAGGACCTCGGCTACGACGAGTACGCGGAGATCTCCGTCCTCGTCGCCATGGCCGAAGCCGCCGCGTCCAGGGCCGCGCAGGAGTCCACCGCCCGTGCCCTCGACATCATCGGTGCCCGCTCCGCGTCCTCGCGGCTGGGCTTCGACCGCTTCTGGCGCAATGCCCGGACGCACACGCTGTACGAGCCCGTGGCCCACCGGCTCCGCGATGTCGGGGATTACTTCCTCAACGGTGCGCATCCTCCGTTCGTGCTCCCCGTCTGACCACGACCGGGCCGGCTCGGCGGCAATCGTGAACAGCGCGCTTCACTCTTGTGTCGGCTGCCCGATCGGCGTTGACCAGGCCAATTCCCGCTGGAAGCCTCATTTCTGAGAGCAAAGTGCTTCGGCAACACGATCAGCCGGCACTGAAAGGACACACCCTCATGACCACCGGCACCCGCTTCGACATCCGCAGGATCGGCGGCCGTATCGGCGCCGAGATCCTCGGCGTGGATCTCTCCGGCGCCCTCGAACCCGCCCTCGTCTTTGAGATCAACTCCGCGCTCCTGGAGCACAAGGCGCTCGTCTTCCGCGACCAGCACCTCGACGACGCGGGCCAGCTCCGCTTCGCCTCCCTCTTCGGCGAGCTCACCACCGCCCATCCCACCGTGCCCTCCGTCGACGGGCAGCCCCGGATCCTGCCCGTCGACGCCGACGACGGCATCCGCGCCAACCAGTGGCACACGGACGTCACGTTCGTCCGTACGCCCCCGAAGGCGTCCACGCTGCGCAGCATCGTGGTCCCGCCCTACGGCGGCAACACCCTCATCGCCAACTCGGCCGCCGCGTACCGGGATCTGCCCGAGCCGCTGCGCGAGCTGGCGGACCGGTTGTGGGCCGTGCACCCAACGCCTACGACTACGCGGCGCCGAAGAGCGAAAAGGCGGCCGAGTACCGCAAGCGGTTCGTCTCGCGCAAGTACCGCACCGTCCACCCGGTCGTCCGGGTGCACCCCGAGACCGGGGAGCGGGGCCTGTTCATCGGCGGCTTCGCCCAGAGCATCGTCGGTCTCGGCCCGTCCGACTCCCGTGACCTGCTGCGCATCTTCCAGTCGTACGTCACCCGCCCGGAGAACATCGTGCGCGTGGCCTGGACGCCGGGCGACGTCGTCCTGTTCGACAACCGCATCACCCAGCACTACGCCCCCGACGACTACGGCGACCGGCCGCGTCTGCTGCACCGGGTAACGGTCGCGGGCGCGTCGGCGTGGACGGCACCCTCAGCCACGTCCTCGAAGGTGACGACGCCTCCCACTACACCCCGCCGTGGCGTGAGACGCGGCAGGGCTTCCGGAAGATCTGCGAGGTCAGGCGTCGGCGTCGACGCGCGGGAGGGGGTCGCCCGCGACGGTCCTGCCGGCGTCCGCCGACTCCTCGGAGAGCCGCTCCATGCCGCTGGTGTTCTTCAGCGGCTTCTCCTTGATGAACAGCACGGCGACCAGCGCGAGCGCCGCGAAGGGGTGGCCACGAGGAAGAGTTCGGCGGTGGCGACCCCGTAGGCGTGCTCCACTATCTCCCGCATCGGCGCCGGCAGGGCAGTCATGTCGGGCACTCCCCCGTGCCCGGCCTGGCCTCCGCCCTCGGCGGCACCGCCCGCGTCCTTCAGGCTCTTGGTCATCTCGGAGGCGACACGGTTGGCCAGGATCGCGCCGAGCACGCTGGTGCCGATGGTGCCGCCCATGCTGCGGAAGAAGGACAACACCGAGGTCGCAGCGCCCAGTTCGGCCGCCGGGACGTCGTTCTGCGCGGCCAGCACCAGGTTCTGCATCAGCATGCCGACACCGATACCCATGACCGCCATGTAGGCGCTGAGGAGACCGAAGTGGGTGTCGGCCCCGATTGTGGAGAGCAGTCCGAGACCCACGGTCATGGTGACGGCGCCCACGACGAGGTACACCTTCCACCGGCCGGTCGCGCTGATGATCTGCCCCGCGACAGTGGAGGAGACCAGCAGGCCCAGGATCATGGGCAGGCTCATCATGCCCGCGATCGTCGAAGACTTGCCGAGGGAGACCTGGAAGTACTGCGACAGGAAGACCGTTCCGCCGAACATGGCCACACCGACGAGGAGGCTGGCGACGGTGGTCAGCGCCACGGTGCGGTTGCGGAAGATACCGAGCGCAATGACCGGCTCGGCGACCTTCGCCTCGACGAGGACCGCGAGGACCAGCAGCACCACTCCCCCACCGGTCAGAGCGGCGGTCTGCCACGACGCCCAGTCGAACTCGTTCCCGGCGAGCGTGACCCAGATCAGCAGCGCGCAGACACCCGCGACGATCAGGAAGGCACCCAGGTAGTCGATCTTCGCCTCGCGGCGGACGGTGGGCAGGTGCAGCGTGCGCTGGAGCAGGGCGAAGGGCACGCCGATGAAGAAGCACCAGCGCCAGCCGAGCCACGAGGTGTCCACCAGGACGCCGCCGATCAGCGGACCGGCCACGGTGCCCACGGCGAACACGGCGCCGAAGATTCCCGCGTACTTGCCCAGCCTGCGCGGCGGGATGATCGCGGCCATCACGACCTGTGCCAGTGCCGTGAGACCGCCGGCACCGATGCCCTGGGCCACTCGGCTGAAGATGAGCAGCCCCACGTCGTTGGAGAAGCCCGCCAGCAGTGAGCCGACGACGAACAGGCCCAGCGAGAGCTGGAGCAGCAGCTTCTGGTTGTAGAGGTCGGACAGCTTGCCCCACAGCGGCACGGTCGCCGTCATGGCCAGCAGTTCGGCGGTGACGACCCAGGTGTAGGAGGACTGACTGGCCCCGAGGTCGGCGATGATCCGGGGCAGTGCGTTGGACACCACGGTGCCGGCCAGGATGGCGACGAACATGCCCGCCATCAGCCCTGACATGGCCTGGAGTATCTGCCGGTCGGACATGGAGGACGGTGACGCCTCTACGGGCGCCGCTGAAGAATTCACATCATCTCTTGCACGGTGCTGATGGCGGCTCGCGCGGCACACGACCGCGGGCGCGCGAACCGTCCGAGAACACGGGGCTCTTGGAAGGGGCCGAGACGGCGAGATGCGTCCCGGAGTGACGAGAGGCTGCCTACCGGTCCGCCGGGCCGGTGGGTCCCGCCGGTGACGGAGCCGGAAGCCCCGCTGCGAGATGCTCGAACGTCTCCCGGAAGACGTCCACGAAGGCGAGTTCGTCCTGCCGGACGCACCAGTGCTCGACGGCGACCCGGACGGCCGCGATGCCGGCAGCGGCGAGCAGACGCGGATAGAGGCCCAGCGCCCGCCTCCTTCGTTCGTCGTCCGGCGCCCCGAGCCCGGCGCGGTCCTCGTAGTACAGCGGCGAGCCTGCGCCGATGCGCTCGGCGATCGTTTCGGCCAGGGCGAGTTCATCCGCCATGTGGGCGCCGAGACTGCGTGCGAGCAGGTGCGGTGAGCGGCGCAGCACCTCCGAATGCAGGCGCCACAGCTCCTGCTGCTGCTCGATTTCCGCCAGTTCGCTCGCCATGGCGTCGCGCAGCGCCTCCATCGGGGACATCTCGGCGGGCGCCGCCAGTACGGCTTGCCGAACCCTCGCACTCGCGTCCGCGCCGATCATGACGAAGACGTCGTCACGGGAGTCGAAGTAGTTGAAGAACGTCCGCGCGGACACACCGGCCGCCTCGCTGATCGCGTCGACGGTGACGTTCTCCGCCCCGTGCTCCGCCGCCAGCCGCACCGCGGCCGCCACCAGGGCAGCGCGGGTCGCCCGCTTCTTGCGTTCCCGCAGCCCGACGCCCGCCGGGTTCCCCTCCGTCATGGTTGCATGGTACGCAAAGATGCAGACTCTGCAAAAAGACGGGGTTACTGACTGGGGATGCCGGGAACGCGGTGCGCTGAACGAACCCGAAGCGAGGCCGGTGCCGCGATGACCGAATACGAACGTTCACGCACGATGCCCGCACAGCCCGAGCAGGTCTTCGACCAGGCCGCGAACATCGGCCAGTTGGACACCTGGCTGCCGGAGGCCCTGCACGTCGAGGCCGAGGAGCTGCCCGCGGTCACCGTGCACGAGGACCGCACCGACGAGGACACCTCCGCCCTGCTGCGCGCCCAGCGCGAGCAGATGCGGCTCGAATGGGGCACCCGCGACCAGGGCAGCTACGCGGGCTGGCTCCAGGTCGCCGGCATCGGCGGCGGAGCCAGTGAGGTGACGGTGCACCTGTCGTTCTTCGACGAGCGCCACGACCCCGGCGAGACGATGGTCCGCGACGCCCTGGACACCAGCCTTCAGCGCCTGGAGGAGCAGGTGCGGCTGCGCGTCGACCACGCCGCCGGCTGATCCGGGACCGCACGCCATGGCTCGCGTCAAGCGGTACGCCGTCGCGGCGTCCGGACAGTGGACCGACGAGGAGGAAGGCCGGCGCCGCCTGCCGTCCGGCGAGGTGCACGCCTGGGAGCCGGGGCTGAACCAGGCCGTCTGCGGACTGCCCCTCAGCCGCTCACGGCTGGTCCGCTTCCCGCACGTCACCTGGCCGGACACCTTCCCGGAGTCCGGCGGTGCGGCGGACCGGGTACGGCGCCAGTGCCCGCGCTGCGCCTCGGTCGCCGGGCGCCGAGGTGACGACGCACGCCCCCGGTGGCAGCGCACGAACCCGCGGCCCTGAGTGGTCCCGCCCCGTACCTCTTCCCGTACCCCTCGCGTCTGCCCGAGCCGGACGTCTCCTGCCCGCCTCCGCGGTGGAACGAGTACCCGGTACCGCCGAGTCACCGCAGCGTCGCGTTTTGCCATGGTTTGTCATTCCTTCACCGCGGCACTCGGGGCACGCGCGAGCGTCCAGCCGACAACGTCCAGCCGACGCGGCG
The genomic region above belongs to Streptomyces coeruleorubidus and contains:
- a CDS encoding TetR family transcriptional regulator — protein: MTEGNPAGVGLRERKKRATRAALVAAAVRLAAEHGAENVTVDAISEAAGVSARTFFNYFDSRDDVFVMIGADASARVRQAVLAAPAEMSPMEALRDAMASELAEIEQQQELWRLHSEVLRRSPHLLARSLGAHMADELALAETIAERIGAGSPLYYEDRAGLGAPDDERRRRALGLYPRLLAAAGIAAVRVAVEHWCVRQDELAFVDVFRETFEHLAAGLPAPSPAGPTGPADR
- a CDS encoding SRPBCC family protein, with translation MTEYERSRTMPAQPEQVFDQAANIGQLDTWLPEALHVEAEELPAVTVHEDRTDEDTSALLRAQREQMRLEWGTRDQGSYAGWLQVAGIGGGASEVTVHLSFFDERHDPGETMVRDALDTSLQRLEEQVRLRVDHAAG